ACATCTCTCACAAACCGGCCGATCAGGTTCGCGAGCGGTTCCCCGGGATCTCTACGCACTGCCTGAGATACGGGATCGACATGACCAGAGAGCCTATCCCGGTTGTCCCGGCTGCGCACTACAGTTGCGGCGGCATTGCGGTCGACGACTGGGGACGCTCAAACGTACATCGCCTGCGCGCCGTCGGTGAGGTGGCCTGCTCCGGGCTGCACGGCGCCAATCGTCTGGCCAGTACGTCCCTACTGGAATGTCTGGTGTGGGGAACCCGCGCGGGCGATCAGGCCGCCGCCGGCATCGCCCGGGGCGATGCCTATTATTTTCCCCAGATCGCCCTCTGGCGGTATGAACGGGAACCGGTGGATCCCGCACTGATCGCCCAGGATTGGCTCAGCATCCAACAGACCATGTGGAATTATGTCGGTCTCGTACGCAGCGCCAAACGGCTGAATCGAGCCCATGAAATCCTGCGGGAGCTGAGTCTGGAGATCCTGAGATTTTACGAGAAGGCCGAGGTCAGCGACGCCATGGTGGGCCTTCGAAACGGCATTCAGACGGCACTGGTTATTCTGTTGGCAGCCATGGAATGTCGCCAGAGTCGCGGCTGCCACTACCGTATCGACTGAAAAGAGTGAACGGGGTCAGGGTTCAGCGATCAGCTCAAGGCGATAGAGGCTGAAGGACGATAGACTGAAGATGTTGAGGATGCTCCAGGCTTCAGTCTTCAACCTGAATACCTATTTTTCGCGCCGATTGCTGACGACTGAATGCTGACAACATGGAATACGGGGGTACAGCATGAAGGCGGTACGATTTCACGAGCATGGTGGACCCGAGGTATTGGGGTACGAAGAGGTCCCTGATCCCGTCATCGCGCCACACGAGGTCCTCGTCACGGTCAAGGCATGCGCCCTGAATCACCTGGATCTGTGGTGTCGCAAAGGGATGCTGGGGATACAGATCCCCCTGCCCCACATCTCCGGTTCGGACATCGCCGGTGAGGTGGCGGCGGCCGGCAGCATCGTCACCCGCATCATATCCGGCCAACGGGTCATCGTCTCACCGGGCGTGAGCTGCGGCCAGTGCGCGCACTGTCTCTCCGGTCGCGATAACGCCTGCCGCTCGTATGAGATCGTAGGCGGCTATCGGATCGACGGCGGCTACGCAGAGTACGTGAAGGTTCCCGAGGTCAACGTCCTGCCGATGCCGGAGGGAATAGGCTTCGAGGCCGCAGCGGCGTTTCCGCTGACGTTTCTCACCGCCTGGAATATGCTGGTCAATCTCGCGCGTGTGAGAAGGGGTGATGACGTACTGGTGATGGGGGCGGGAAGCGGGGTAGGTACCGCCGCGATCCAGATCGCTAAGCTGTTGGGCGCTCGGGTCATCGCCGCCGCCGGCAGCGATGAGAAGCTTGACAAGGCGAAAGCGATTGGCGCCGATGAGGGGATCAATTATGCGGGCCGTGATCTGGCCGCCGAGGTGCGGCGCCTTACGGATAAACGCGGGGCGGATGTGATCTTCGAGCATGTGGGGGGCGCGATATTTGAAACGCTCATCCCGATTCTGGCCACCGGAGGCCGCTTGGTCACCTGCGGCGCGACAGCAGGCCACCTGGCCCGGACCGACATTCGGTATCTCTTCATGCGGCAGTTGTCAATCATGGGTGGCTTCATGGGCCCAAAGGCGGATCTGTTGTCGATCATCCGGGAGATCGCACGAGGAGCGCTCACGCCGATCGTGGATCGGGTCTTTCCGCTTGAGGAGGCCGCCGCAGCGCAACGCGCGATGGAGGATCGGCGATTGTTCGGTAAGCTGGTTCTGGTGATCTAGTGTAGTGTATCCAACGCTTCCTTACATATCCCGTTCACCCTGAGCCTGTCGAAGGGTGCAGTATTGCAATAGGTTCCGTTCATGGGTTCGACAAGCCTGTC
The nucleotide sequence above comes from Candidatus Methylomirabilota bacterium. Encoded proteins:
- a CDS encoding alcohol dehydrogenase, producing MKAVRFHEHGGPEVLGYEEVPDPVIAPHEVLVTVKACALNHLDLWCRKGMLGIQIPLPHISGSDIAGEVAAAGSIVTRIISGQRVIVSPGVSCGQCAHCLSGRDNACRSYEIVGGYRIDGGYAEYVKVPEVNVLPMPEGIGFEAAAAFPLTFLTAWNMLVNLARVRRGDDVLVMGAGSGVGTAAIQIAKLLGARVIAAAGSDEKLDKAKAIGADEGINYAGRDLAAEVRRLTDKRGADVIFEHVGGAIFETLIPILATGGRLVTCGATAGHLARTDIRYLFMRQLSIMGGFMGPKADLLSIIREIARGALTPIVDRVFPLEEAAAAQRAMEDRRLFGKLVLVI